The stretch of DNA TTTACATTGTGCCATGGTTGTAATAGTTCTGCAAACAGCTATACACGCAGCCCTCACTATTCCCATAATGTCGCTTTACCGTAATAACGTACGCAGGAATAACCAACTTTTCTGAAACACTTGGCTAGCAAGTTCTAATATCTTATTCAAATGACACAGACTAATTTAAGCTGCCAACATACGAATGCACTCTTCAAACACCTTTGATTAAAGGATGACTACGTATATAAGACATATGTATGCGCAATATTTTGGCATTTACGATAATGACGCCGAAAAGGCACACAATCCCAGAATCCAACGCGCTGTTCTGTGGGAAGGTGACAGCGGACGGCGAAAATGGCGTCTGCTTTTCTTACTCACCAGCAGAAAGTGATGAGACTTTACAAGAAGTCTTTAAGGCACCTCGAATCATGGTGTGTATTTAGGTAAGATcggagttttttatttatttagttaacaGAATAATATGGTTCAAGTGTTTTGGTGAGGGCAGTTGTTCTTGCTTCTTGCTAAGCTAACAGTGAACGCTAGGTTAGCTACTTGTTGTTAGCGCCCCAGGTCAGTCATTGACATGTCATCCAAgatgttgtgttgttttcattGCTGTCACATATATAGGAATATCTCCCAGTATTTGCAGCTTCATCACTGGGTTGCTTTAATCTCTATTTTAAAGGACTTTTGAGGAACTCACTTGGTGTTCGCTAGCATCCATTAGCTTCTGCTATTATTATTTATGCAGAAGGGGGATCTGAAGCTCCGAATGATTAAACGTTGTTGTAAACCGCCGTAGGTTTATGTAGGTTTctagagaaaataataattttcaactTTGCATATAAAGACGTTTCTGTAAAAcgtctttattttaaagtacatGGTGAAGTGACaagatgcatgttttttttttaattttttttatttggttggtCCTTGGCAAATCAATgttataatttcatttaaaaagcttaaatgCTACAGTTACAGTTGTTACAAGAcatatcagatttattttatatttgtactAAGTCATGATATTATAGTTTTACTTTGAAGTTTTTATAGGCCAGCCAAACTGTACCTTTACTTTCTTGTTGTAGCTGTCATCCAGGTCCTTTATGTTTGCAAGTCATACTTGAtattatttgtgtaaaatgtaaacattgaaGCTTTGCATGGTGTTTTTGTACCACAGAGACAAATACCGTTTCTATGCCTGCATTCTCCGGGCTCGCTTTGACGAGAACAAGAATGAAAAGGACATGGTGAAGGCCACTATGATGCTAAAGGCAGGCGAGGAGGAGTTCTGGGCTAACCAACATCCCCAGCCTTACATCTTCCCTGACTCTCCTGGAGGAACCTCCTATGAAAGATATGAATGCTATAAGGTCAGATGGGACCAAACCAGGAGTGGTGTGAATAATGCTGTTTAGTTGTTGcttgagttttctttttgtctctctctctctctttttttttttttttcagagtagAAATCTAGCTCTTTAGCCAGACTGTTCGTTTAGAACGTTTTTCCGTTTACCTGACTCTTCAGTATGGTTCTATGTACTTGTTCTATGTAACAAGTACATAGAACCCTGCTTCCAACTAATGGAGACCATACTTTTACAGGTTTACCTTGTGTTTCTGTAGCTAACTATTGACATGCTGTGATTATGCAGCTGAACTGTAGGTAGTTTGTAGAAGCATCTTGGTTCATTTTAAATACTATTATTGCAGGTAAAATATACCTTTACAAGATAGGCAGACCAAATTTGATGTATTAGTGAATGATTTAAGAtgtagtttgtgtttgtaggtCCCAGAATGGGTGCTGGACCATTGGCACCCCTCAGAGAAGGCCATGTACCCTGACTACTTCTCCAAGAGGGAGCAGTGGAAGAAGCTCAGAATGCAGAGCTGGGATAGAGAGGTAAGCAGGGCTTACATTCCTTTTTCACTTATCTTGGTCGTTTTTAGGAAGTGTATATTGACataaaaagtttgtaaaaaaaccAGTGCAGTCCTAATCTATTTCTGATGTGTATTTGAGTCTgaaaattgtgtgttttccctTAAAATGGGACTCTTTTAGTGTACCTCTCATGGGcgtcttttattttgatgtaaagtgttttttcaaataattttttttcttcctgtctaCATAAATTTGGCATTTAACTAAATAGGCATTAATGCATTCACAAGATGGCATCAAAGTTTAATACTAAAAAATGAAGTAAcaaaatttttgtaaaaaagtaGACGTGCATCTCATTTATAAGGTTGATGCCACTTTTTTACATTGCTATAAATTATGCTTGTGTatcaattaatttaatata from Xiphophorus maculatus strain JP 163 A chromosome 13, X_maculatus-5.0-male, whole genome shotgun sequence encodes:
- the ndufb9 gene encoding NADH dehydrogenase [ubiquinone] 1 beta subcomplex subunit 9 isoform X1, coding for MASAFLTHQQKVMRLYKKSLRHLESWCVFRDKYRFYACILRARFDENKNEKDMVKATMMLKAGEEEFWANQHPQPYIFPDSPGGTSYERYECYKVPEWVLDHWHPSEKAMYPDYFSKREQWKKLRMQSWDREVAQLEAETPAGGPRTEALPPARKEGDLPPLWWQFVTRPRERPT
- the ndufb9 gene encoding NADH dehydrogenase [ubiquinone] 1 beta subcomplex subunit 9 isoform X2, coding for MRTPETNSIPHTIDKYRFYACILRARFDENKNEKDMVKATMMLKAGEEEFWANQHPQPYIFPDSPGGTSYERYECYKVPEWVLDHWHPSEKAMYPDYFSKREQWKKLRMQSWDREVAQLEAETPAGGPRTEALPPARKEGDLPPLWWQFVTRPRERPT
- the ndufb9 gene encoding NADH dehydrogenase [ubiquinone] 1 beta subcomplex subunit 9 isoform X3, whose product is MVKATMMLKAGEEEFWANQHPQPYIFPDSPGGTSYERYECYKVPEWVLDHWHPSEKAMYPDYFSKREQWKKLRMQSWDREVAQLEAETPAGGPRTEALPPARKEGDLPPLWWQFVTRPRERPT